The following are from one region of the Cloacibacterium normanense genome:
- a CDS encoding AAA family ATPase encodes MPQKITELAQELGVATESLKNFIEDFDLDLSECLFPNLEVKDDFAKFARENVKFLKKYEKDLVEEKSSTQIASEIQQPVEKVEAIIKKNKPNLFENGLYKSSVSSFGIDNKLGGNYSFVYDYFGHITSLTQRDFIGYRDLYFYITEMLNPFIDETQTKDWGIQKPAGIILYGPQGSGKIFWARRIAEIINYEFKEVMNSYLRTSFINGKRSDFNDYLTAMMKEDKVLLFLENFHEIAQEKPIDDSIFSENKSTKDIILHSIHKFVNEDLLMVVAANNLVGIDNEVFAPGRFDIKIPVFPPNEDERAQMIMQYMTLNLSEDAILMKILKHNGADKKPYWSDYAKRMKLFSNTMMIDFTQSVKKRLRNVYLRKKTHACKIEKSILEASFIECASKLTDEYLNEVQQFIREVSANDYDVFAARIEAMKKEFQAYIIKEKPHRKIGFNVEED; translated from the coding sequence ATGCCGCAAAAAATCACAGAATTAGCTCAAGAATTGGGAGTTGCCACAGAATCTCTTAAAAACTTCATCGAAGATTTTGATTTAGACCTTTCAGAATGTCTTTTTCCAAACCTTGAAGTAAAGGATGATTTTGCCAAATTCGCTAGAGAAAACGTTAAGTTTTTGAAGAAATACGAAAAAGACTTAGTTGAGGAAAAATCTTCTACTCAAATTGCTTCAGAAATTCAACAGCCCGTAGAAAAAGTAGAAGCCATTATCAAAAAAAATAAACCCAATTTATTTGAAAACGGCTTGTATAAATCATCGGTTTCTAGCTTTGGTATAGACAATAAATTAGGCGGAAATTACAGTTTCGTTTATGATTATTTCGGGCATATTACCTCATTAACTCAGCGAGATTTCATTGGCTATAGAGATTTATATTTCTACATCACAGAAATGCTGAATCCTTTTATTGATGAGACTCAGACCAAAGATTGGGGCATCCAAAAACCTGCCGGAATCATTTTATACGGTCCACAAGGAAGTGGAAAAATTTTCTGGGCAAGAAGAATCGCCGAAATCATCAATTATGAGTTCAAAGAAGTCATGAATTCTTATTTGAGAACCAGTTTTATCAACGGAAAAAGAAGTGATTTCAATGATTACTTAACGGCAATGATGAAGGAAGATAAAGTCTTGCTATTTTTAGAAAACTTCCACGAAATTGCTCAAGAAAAACCCATTGACGACAGCATTTTCTCTGAAAATAAATCTACCAAAGACATTATTCTTCATTCGATTCATAAATTTGTAAACGAAGATTTATTGATGGTAGTTGCCGCTAATAATTTAGTTGGAATAGACAATGAAGTTTTTGCACCAGGAAGATTTGACATAAAAATTCCAGTTTTCCCACCTAATGAAGATGAAAGAGCACAAATGATTATGCAATACATGACGCTCAACTTATCTGAAGACGCTATTCTGATGAAAATTTTAAAACACAATGGTGCGGACAAAAAACCATATTGGAGTGACTATGCAAAACGCATGAAACTCTTTAGCAATACCATGATGATTGATTTCACCCAAAGTGTAAAAAAACGTCTCAGAAATGTATATTTGCGTAAGAAAACTCATGCTTGCAAAATTGAAAAATCAATTCTAGAAGCCAGTTTCATAGAATGCGCCAGTAAATTGACCGATGAATATTTAAACGAAGTTCAGCAGTTCATCAGAGAAGTTTCAGCCAATGATTATGATGTCTTTGCAGCCAGAATTGAAGCCATGAAAAAAGAATTTCAAGCTTATATTATTAAAGAAAAACCACACAGAAAAATAGGTTTCAACGTAGAAGAAGATTAA
- the alaS gene encoding alanine--tRNA ligase produces MTSQEIRQQFLDFFKSKGHLIVPSAPIVLKDDPTLMFSNSGMTQFKEYFLGYKEPKAPRIADTQKCLRVSGKHNDLDDVGRDTYHHTMFEMLGNWSFGDYFKKEAIDFAWELLTEVYKIPKENLYVTIFEGDASENLERDQAAYDFWKAHISDDRIINGNKKDNFWEMGESGPCGPCSEIHIDLRSEEEKAKTPGVQLINQDHPQVVEIWNNVFMEFNRKADGTLEKLPAQHVDTGMGFERLCMALQGKKSNYDTDVFTPLIAKVEELSGKKYEGILENEKDIAIRVVVDHIRAVAFAIADGQLPSNGGAGYVIRRILRRAISYSYRFLDMKEPFLYELVAVLKNQMGAFFPEIVKQEKLVTEVIKEEENSFLKTIEHGLVRLDHIIKDTIAKNEKVLPGAEVFELYDTYGFPADLSRIIAEEKQLTVDEKGFDEEMEKQKQRSKKSSAQKVYDWVILEEKPETFVGYDQTSSETYITRYRKVENKDGEFFQIVLNKTPFYPEGGGQVGDKGILIPSYAEGFDLTNPAAFDRENSTEILEVLETKKENNLIISLVKELPKDAGALFYAEVNTADRKNTQANHSVTHLLHEALRDVLGTHVEQKGSYVGPEYLRFDFSHFSKMNEEELALVEEKVNAKIKENIPLQEFRNIPIQEALDKGAMALFGEKYGDNVRMIQFGSSRELCGGTHVKSTGEIGHFKLVAESSTAAGIRRIEAISGDKASEYFKNLENQLKEISVLLKSKDLVKSIEKLLEENAALKSEVEALKKEKAKGEINDWKNAFVQKGDKQLLVKRTSLDAGSVKDIVFQLKKEIPNSVTIVVSDAGEKPMITVGVSADLEANYHAGNIVKELAKEIQGGGGGNPGFATAGGKNLAGIENALNKAMEI; encoded by the coding sequence ATGACTTCACAAGAAATACGCCAACAGTTTTTAGATTTTTTCAAAAGCAAAGGACACTTAATTGTTCCTTCTGCTCCAATTGTGCTGAAAGATGACCCTACTCTGATGTTTTCCAACTCTGGAATGACGCAGTTTAAGGAGTATTTCCTTGGTTACAAAGAACCAAAAGCACCTAGAATTGCCGATACTCAAAAATGTTTGAGAGTTTCCGGTAAACACAATGATTTAGATGATGTAGGTCGTGATACGTATCACCACACCATGTTCGAAATGTTGGGAAACTGGAGTTTTGGAGATTATTTCAAAAAAGAAGCCATCGATTTTGCTTGGGAATTACTGACAGAAGTTTATAAAATTCCAAAAGAAAACCTATATGTAACCATTTTTGAAGGAGACGCTTCAGAAAATTTAGAGCGCGACCAAGCTGCTTATGATTTCTGGAAAGCACACATTTCAGATGACAGAATTATCAATGGAAACAAGAAAGATAATTTCTGGGAAATGGGCGAATCTGGACCTTGTGGACCTTGTTCAGAAATTCACATAGACCTACGTTCTGAAGAAGAAAAAGCAAAAACTCCAGGAGTTCAGTTGATTAACCAAGATCATCCTCAAGTTGTAGAAATTTGGAATAACGTATTCATGGAGTTCAACAGAAAAGCTGATGGAACTCTAGAAAAACTTCCTGCGCAACATGTAGATACAGGAATGGGATTTGAGAGACTTTGTATGGCGTTGCAAGGTAAAAAATCTAATTATGACACCGATGTTTTCACTCCGCTGATTGCAAAAGTAGAAGAACTTTCTGGCAAAAAATATGAAGGAATTTTAGAAAACGAAAAAGATATTGCGATTAGAGTTGTGGTAGACCATATTCGTGCGGTTGCTTTTGCCATTGCAGATGGTCAGTTGCCTTCTAATGGTGGTGCTGGTTACGTAATTCGTAGAATTTTGAGAAGAGCGATTTCGTATTCTTACAGATTTTTAGATATGAAAGAGCCTTTCTTATATGAATTGGTGGCTGTTCTTAAAAATCAAATGGGCGCTTTCTTCCCAGAAATTGTGAAGCAAGAAAAATTGGTGACCGAAGTGATTAAAGAAGAAGAAAATTCTTTCTTAAAAACCATCGAACACGGTTTGGTTCGTCTAGATCACATTATCAAAGATACCATTGCTAAAAACGAAAAAGTATTACCTGGAGCCGAAGTTTTTGAATTGTATGATACTTATGGTTTCCCTGCCGATTTATCTAGAATTATTGCAGAAGAAAAGCAATTAACAGTTGATGAAAAAGGCTTTGATGAAGAAATGGAGAAACAAAAACAACGTTCTAAAAAATCATCTGCGCAAAAAGTGTATGACTGGGTAATTTTAGAAGAAAAACCAGAAACGTTCGTAGGATATGACCAAACTTCTTCTGAAACTTATATTACAAGATATAGAAAAGTAGAAAATAAAGACGGAGAATTCTTCCAAATTGTACTGAATAAAACGCCTTTCTATCCTGAAGGTGGTGGTCAGGTTGGTGACAAAGGAATTCTTATCCCAAGTTATGCAGAAGGTTTTGACCTTACTAATCCTGCTGCTTTTGACAGAGAAAATTCAACTGAAATTTTAGAAGTTTTAGAAACTAAAAAAGAAAATAATCTGATTATTTCTTTGGTGAAAGAATTGCCAAAAGATGCTGGAGCGCTTTTCTACGCAGAAGTAAACACCGCAGACAGAAAAAACACTCAAGCGAATCACTCAGTAACACACTTGTTGCACGAAGCTTTGAGAGACGTTTTAGGAACTCACGTAGAACAAAAAGGTTCTTATGTAGGTCCAGAATATTTGCGTTTTGACTTCTCGCATTTTTCTAAAATGAACGAAGAAGAATTAGCTTTGGTTGAGGAAAAAGTAAATGCTAAAATCAAGGAAAACATTCCATTACAGGAATTCAGAAATATCCCGATTCAGGAAGCGCTAGACAAAGGAGCGATGGCACTTTTCGGGGAAAAATATGGTGACAATGTAAGAATGATTCAATTCGGAAGTTCAAGAGAATTATGTGGTGGAACTCACGTAAAATCTACTGGCGAAATTGGGCATTTTAAATTGGTTGCAGAAAGTTCTACTGCTGCTGGAATTAGAAGAATAGAAGCAATTTCTGGTGATAAAGCATCGGAATATTTCAAAAATTTAGAAAACCAACTGAAAGAAATTTCTGTATTGTTAAAATCTAAAGATTTAGTAAAATCTATCGAAAAATTGCTGGAAGAAAACGCAGCTCTAAAATCTGAAGTTGAAGCTTTGAAAAAAGAAAAAGCAAAAGGCGAAATTAATGATTGGAAAAACGCTTTCGTACAAAAAGGCGACAAACAATTATTGGTAAAACGAACTTCTCTTGACGCTGGTTCTGTAAAAGATATTGTATTCCAATTGAAAAAAGAAATTCCAAATTCTGTAACGATTGTGGTTTCTGACGCAGGCGAAAAACCAATGATTACCGTTGGTGTTTCTGCAGATTTAGAAGCAAATTATCATGCAGGAAATATCGTAAAAGAACTCGCAAAAGAAATCCAAGGTGGCGGTGGTGGAAACCCAGGTTTCGCAACTGCCGGTGGAAAAAACCTTGCAGGAATTGAAAATGCTTTGAATAAAGCAATGGAAATTTAA
- a CDS encoding THUMP domain-containing class I SAM-dependent RNA methyltransferase, protein MDTENLKIQIKTFFGLEEVLAEEIKKLGGRKVEVKNRAVNCEGDLGFLYKINYSARTAVKILVPIATFKAWNENKFYDKVFDFPWETVMSVDQSFAIDSTVYSETFTHSQFVALKMKDAICDYFVMKERRRPDVDPKNPDIKFHLHIDRELVTISLDSSGDPLFKRGYRKEQGEAPINEVLASGMLQLAGWDGKGNFLDPMCGSGTLLIEAAMLAMDLPAQIFRKKFAFQNWKNYDAELFAKIKEFRINRIKEFTGKIVGYDIDARMLNAARINIEAAEMEDIIEVKKQNFFESEKDMFPLLMVFNPPYDERIAINQPDFYKKIGDTFKQKYPNTLAWMISSDLEGVKNVGLRPSRKIKLFNGKLECRFLQYEMYEGTKKIHKLEK, encoded by the coding sequence ATGGATACAGAAAATTTAAAAATTCAGATAAAAACATTTTTTGGTTTAGAAGAAGTTCTTGCCGAAGAAATTAAAAAGTTAGGTGGAAGAAAAGTAGAGGTTAAAAACCGCGCTGTAAACTGTGAAGGCGACCTTGGTTTTCTATACAAAATCAATTATTCAGCAAGAACCGCTGTTAAAATTTTGGTTCCTATTGCAACTTTTAAAGCATGGAATGAGAATAAATTTTATGACAAAGTTTTCGATTTTCCTTGGGAAACCGTGATGAGTGTAGACCAAAGTTTTGCTATAGATTCTACGGTCTATTCTGAAACGTTCACACATTCACAATTTGTAGCCTTGAAAATGAAAGATGCGATTTGTGATTATTTCGTGATGAAAGAAAGACGCAGACCAGATGTAGACCCTAAAAATCCTGACATCAAATTTCACCTTCATATTGACAGAGAATTAGTAACGATTTCTTTGGATTCTTCTGGAGACCCTTTATTTAAGCGTGGTTACCGAAAAGAACAAGGTGAAGCTCCGATTAACGAAGTCTTGGCTTCGGGAATGTTGCAATTGGCTGGTTGGGACGGAAAAGGAAATTTTCTTGATCCAATGTGCGGAAGTGGAACACTTTTGATAGAAGCAGCGATGCTCGCAATGGATTTACCTGCGCAAATTTTCAGAAAGAAGTTTGCATTCCAAAATTGGAAAAATTATGATGCTGAGTTGTTTGCAAAAATCAAAGAATTTAGAATCAACAGAATTAAGGAATTTACAGGAAAAATCGTAGGTTATGATATTGATGCAAGAATGCTCAACGCTGCTAGAATCAACATAGAAGCCGCAGAAATGGAAGATATAATTGAAGTAAAAAAACAGAATTTCTTTGAATCTGAAAAAGATATGTTCCCGCTGTTAATGGTTTTCAATCCGCCTTATGATGAGAGAATTGCGATTAACCAACCCGATTTTTACAAGAAAATTGGTGATACTTTTAAACAAAAATATCCAAATACTTTGGCTTGGATGATTTCTTCTGATTTAGAAGGTGTGAAAAATGTAGGTTTAAGACCTTCCAGAAAAATAAAATTGTTCAACGGAAAATTAGAATGCCGTTTCTTGCAATACGAGATGTACGAAGGCACGAAGAAAATTCATAAATTGGAAAAATAG
- a CDS encoding DUF1599 domain-containing protein, with translation MQNTALQFSEVIHQCRDLFSKKLQDYGAAWRVLRPSSITDQIYIKVNRIRTLQMTDVKMVDEHEEDEFIAIVNYSIIGLIQLEKGFSENLDEDRTEILKLYDDYAQKAKDLMLRKNHDYGEAWREMRISSITDLIYQKVLRTKQIEDNQGKTLVSEGLDANYYDMLNYAVFCLIKMMEEKI, from the coding sequence ATGCAAAATACAGCTTTACAATTTAGCGAAGTTATTCATCAATGTCGTGATTTATTTTCTAAAAAATTACAAGATTACGGTGCAGCTTGGCGTGTTTTAAGACCGAGTTCTATTACTGACCAAATTTACATTAAAGTCAATAGAATCCGTACTTTACAGATGACAGACGTAAAAATGGTAGATGAACACGAAGAAGATGAATTTATTGCGATTGTGAACTATTCTATTATTGGTTTGATACAATTAGAGAAAGGTTTTTCTGAAAATTTAGACGAAGACAGAACCGAAATTCTGAAATTATATGATGATTACGCTCAAAAAGCAAAAGATTTAATGCTTCGCAAAAACCACGATTATGGTGAAGCATGGCGCGAAATGAGAATTTCATCCATCACCGATTTAATTTATCAAAAAGTTCTTCGCACGAAACAAATTGAAGACAATCAAGGAAAAACTCTGGTTTCTGAAGGTTTAGACGCTAATTATTATGACATGCTGAATTATGCAGTTTTCTGTCTCATTAAAATGATGGAAGAGAAAATTTGA
- the tpiA gene encoding triose-phosphate isomerase, which translates to MRKNIVAGNWKMNKNVIDAQQLMAQLLDYKKANATNCEVWIAPPSLYLMMARDIFENNEVGVFSQDMSEYESGAYTGEISADMLQSIEADGSIIGHSERRQYHGETDSHCNRKVKLALDKGLTPIYCNGETLEQRKAGQHLEVVKNQTETALFTLTAEEIKKVVIAYEPVWAIGTGETASPEQAQEIHAHIRSLIAAKYGQEVADEISILYGGSVKPDNAKEIFSQPDIDGGLIGGAALKLEDFSKIIEGFNQ; encoded by the coding sequence ATGAGAAAAAACATCGTAGCAGGAAACTGGAAAATGAACAAAAATGTGATTGATGCTCAGCAATTAATGGCTCAATTATTAGATTATAAAAAAGCAAACGCTACCAACTGCGAAGTTTGGATTGCACCGCCTTCATTGTACTTAATGATGGCAAGAGATATTTTCGAAAATAACGAAGTTGGTGTTTTTTCACAAGACATGAGCGAATACGAAAGTGGCGCTTACACCGGTGAAATTTCTGCAGATATGTTGCAATCTATCGAAGCGGACGGTTCTATCATCGGACACAGCGAAAGAAGACAATATCATGGAGAAACCGATTCTCACTGCAATAGAAAAGTAAAATTGGCTTTAGATAAAGGTTTAACTCCTATTTATTGCAACGGAGAAACTCTAGAACAAAGAAAAGCTGGTCAACATCTTGAAGTGGTGAAAAACCAAACTGAAACTGCTCTTTTCACGCTTACTGCTGAAGAAATTAAAAAAGTGGTAATCGCTTACGAACCAGTTTGGGCAATCGGAACTGGCGAAACAGCTTCTCCAGAACAAGCGCAAGAAATTCACGCACACATCAGAAGTTTAATCGCTGCGAAATACGGACAAGAAGTAGCTGATGAAATCTCTATTCTTTACGGAGGTTCTGTAAAACCAGACAATGCGAAGGAAATTTTCTCTCAGCCAGACATTGACGGTGGTCTAATTGGTGGAGCGGCTTTGAAATTAGAAGATTTTTCTAAAATTATTGAAGGTTTTAATCAATAA
- a CDS encoding BT_3928 family protein, whose amino-acid sequence MKRILRYIIAIIFIASGFVKAIDVKGFSFKLEEYFSPDVFNLTFLQNFTLEIAILVVALELILGLMLLLKMKLKCTLISLIALCVFFAFLTFYSAYYNKVTDCGCFGDAIKFTPWQSFWKDITLLFGLIILWFLNKKSDTLNNEKGFLKIPFLGIGILISAFIIYYGIAHEPLIDFRDYKIGTDLNLEKQKIAANPSEYKTSYTLKNSKTGEEKVVGQDDFVNQKEYWEEGTPWQIQKGKEVSVLVKQGYQSSIDKFKLEDENGNDVSDQILHLPKVYLIFSYKPKEISKEDFLKYESYIKANEKAFGITTEKGIFKTIPNLTMDGTAIKTIARSNPFVLVLENGKIVEKKSLEDFLKH is encoded by the coding sequence ATGAAAAGAATTTTAAGATACATTATTGCCATTATTTTCATTGCATCTGGCTTTGTGAAAGCGATAGATGTGAAAGGTTTTTCTTTTAAACTCGAAGAATATTTTTCGCCAGACGTTTTTAATTTGACTTTTTTACAAAATTTCACGTTAGAAATTGCAATTTTAGTAGTCGCATTAGAATTGATTTTAGGATTAATGCTTTTGTTGAAAATGAAGCTAAAATGCACACTTATTTCGTTAATTGCATTGTGCGTTTTCTTTGCATTTCTCACGTTTTATTCGGCTTATTATAACAAAGTGACAGATTGCGGTTGTTTCGGAGATGCCATCAAATTCACACCATGGCAAAGCTTCTGGAAAGACATTACGTTACTTTTCGGTTTAATTATTCTTTGGTTTTTAAATAAAAAATCAGACACATTAAATAATGAAAAAGGATTTCTAAAAATACCATTCCTTGGGATTGGAATTTTAATTTCCGCTTTCATCATTTACTACGGAATTGCACACGAACCTTTGATTGATTTCAGAGATTATAAAATTGGGACTGATTTAAATCTTGAGAAACAAAAAATCGCGGCTAATCCTTCGGAATACAAAACTTCTTATACTTTAAAAAATTCAAAAACTGGCGAAGAAAAAGTGGTAGGACAAGACGATTTCGTGAACCAAAAAGAATATTGGGAAGAAGGAACGCCTTGGCAAATTCAAAAAGGGAAAGAAGTTTCTGTTTTGGTAAAGCAAGGTTATCAGTCTTCTATTGATAAATTTAAATTAGAAGACGAAAACGGAAATGATGTTTCTGACCAAATTCTTCATTTACCGAAAGTGTATTTGATTTTTAGTTATAAACCAAAGGAAATTTCAAAAGAAGATTTTCTAAAATATGAAAGCTACATTAAAGCTAATGAAAAGGCTTTTGGAATAACAACCGAAAAAGGTATTTTCAAAACAATTCCTAATTTAACAATGGACGGAACTGCCATCAAAACCATTGCAAGGAGCAATCCTTTCGTTTTGGTTTTAGAAAATGGTAAAATAGTAGAAAAGAAAAGTCTGGAAGATTTTTTAAAACATTAA
- a CDS encoding glycosyltransferase, with product MKNLIIIGKVFPEPNSTAAGSRMIQLMDSFLTQNYQITFLSTASISENSFDLSSKNIQFQNIILNENSFDELIKNQNPDVVVFDRFTTEEQFGWRVSEQVPNAVKILDTEDLHFLRNAREKAFRQNKFLENSDLINDVFKREMASILRCDLSLIISEFEMNLLIEKFKFDENILFYLPLFGEVKKPKTSFPERKNFISIGNFLHEPNWQTVLQLKKIWKNIKNQLPEAEIHIYGAYASEKVFQLHNEKEGFIIKGRAENVEYVFNQAKVLLAPIPFGAGIKGKLFESMQFGLPNVTSTVGAEAMQGNHDWNGFITNNETEFIEKAVLLYQDENLWQISQENGFKIIKNRFKKEFFEPHFIQKIQEISENLESHRNLNFLGQILQHHTLQSTKYLSKWIEEKNKK from the coding sequence ATGAAAAATTTGATAATCATTGGCAAGGTTTTTCCAGAGCCTAATTCTACAGCTGCCGGTTCTAGAATGATTCAATTGATGGATTCATTCTTAACTCAAAATTATCAAATCACCTTTCTTTCCACGGCTTCTATTTCAGAAAACAGTTTTGATTTGAGTTCAAAAAATATTCAGTTTCAAAACATTATACTCAATGAGAACAGTTTTGACGAACTCATCAAAAATCAAAATCCAGATGTAGTTGTTTTTGACAGATTCACTACCGAAGAACAATTCGGGTGGAGAGTTTCCGAGCAAGTTCCGAATGCCGTAAAAATTCTTGACACTGAGGATTTACATTTCCTAAGAAACGCCAGAGAAAAAGCTTTTAGACAAAATAAATTTTTAGAAAACTCAGATTTAATCAATGATGTTTTCAAACGTGAAATGGCTTCCATTTTAAGATGCGACCTTTCCCTCATCATTTCCGAATTCGAGATGAATTTACTCATCGAAAAGTTTAAATTTGACGAAAATATTCTCTTTTACCTTCCACTTTTTGGAGAAGTTAAAAAACCTAAAACTTCTTTTCCAGAAAGAAAAAATTTTATCAGCATCGGTAATTTTTTGCACGAACCGAATTGGCAAACAGTTCTTCAATTGAAAAAAATTTGGAAAAACATTAAAAACCAACTTCCAGAAGCCGAAATTCATATTTATGGTGCTTACGCAAGTGAAAAAGTCTTTCAGTTGCACAACGAAAAAGAAGGTTTCATCATCAAAGGAAGAGCCGAAAATGTGGAATATGTTTTTAACCAAGCAAAAGTTTTACTTGCACCCATTCCTTTTGGAGCTGGGATTAAAGGAAAATTGTTCGAAAGCATGCAATTTGGATTACCCAATGTTACTTCAACAGTTGGCGCAGAAGCAATGCAAGGAAACCATGACTGGAATGGTTTTATTACCAATAACGAAACAGAATTCATAGAAAAAGCAGTTCTACTCTATCAAGATGAAAATCTTTGGCAAATATCCCAAGAAAACGGATTCAAGATTATAAAAAACAGATTCAAAAAAGAATTTTTTGAGCCCCATTTCATTCAAAAAATCCAAGAAATTTCTGAAAATTTAGAATCACACAGAAACCTAAATTTCTTAGGTCAAATTCTTCAACATCACACTTTACAAAGCACTAAGTACCTGAGTAAGTGGATTGAAGAAAAGAACAAAAAATAA
- the prmA gene encoding 50S ribosomal protein L11 methyltransferase, whose product MQNYTEFNFKIQPLEPWNEILMAELIEIGFDSFTEELEGILAYIPTDLVNEENFKTLEIFNNENVKISYTFQEMPNINWNEEWEKNFSPINVEDKVLIRAEFHEPNPAMEEIIIQPKMSFGTGHHPTTHLMIQQMLEMDFKDKKVLDMGCGTSVLAIYAKMKGAKDVLAIDIDEWSVENSKENAERNNVELRIELGTVENLGKEKFDIILANINRNILISDIPTYVKDMNQGSELLLSGLCFFDVADILEVCTEQGLKLKNKQQREEWCSLLLEK is encoded by the coding sequence ATGCAAAACTATACAGAATTCAACTTCAAAATACAACCGCTAGAACCTTGGAATGAAATCTTAATGGCAGAACTTATCGAAATAGGTTTTGACAGTTTCACCGAAGAATTAGAAGGCATTTTGGCTTATATTCCAACGGATTTGGTCAACGAAGAGAATTTCAAAACTCTAGAAATTTTCAATAACGAAAATGTGAAGATTTCTTACACTTTCCAAGAAATGCCGAACATCAACTGGAACGAAGAATGGGAAAAAAACTTCTCTCCAATTAATGTAGAAGACAAAGTTTTAATCAGAGCAGAATTCCACGAACCAAATCCTGCGATGGAAGAAATCATTATTCAGCCGAAAATGTCTTTCGGAACGGGACATCACCCAACTACGCATCTCATGATTCAGCAAATGCTGGAAATGGATTTCAAAGACAAAAAAGTTTTGGATATGGGTTGCGGAACATCCGTTTTAGCGATTTATGCCAAAATGAAAGGCGCAAAAGATGTTCTCGCAATTGATATTGACGAATGGTCAGTTGAAAATTCTAAAGAAAATGCTGAAAGAAACAACGTAGAACTCAGAATAGAATTGGGAACGGTTGAAAATTTAGGCAAAGAAAAATTTGATATTATTTTAGCGAATATCAATAGAAATATCTTGATTTCAGACATCCCAACTTACGTAAAAGATATGAACCAAGGCAGCGAATTATTGCTTTCTGGCTTATGTTTCTTTGATGTAGCAGATATTTTGGAAGTTTGCACAGAACAAGGTCTTAAACTCAAAAACAAACAACAGCGCGAAGAATGGTGCAGCTTGCTTTTGGAAAAATAA